The region ACATCATTACGTGTGatattgataccatgcaacattaatgttgaagttttaaaagatttaaactttgcattacaatttcttggaagaATTCTGaaaacattaagggctggggtatgagcgaccttgaagtaccggtatctggagaggggaagcaatgagttaccccaaatcacagcggcaggtagtgactgggccgccgagtgctaatatatatttattttggaaggttcgtgtttgttttaaattttggggcgtttttccaaaatttgatatttttggtgatatttcaaaaaagcgacatgccaaagacaactctttgggcacatagtttgttattgttattgcagttcttttccacatacctacgttaacattcgattgggtgatttactaatattatatattttattactgcaatttggcgttttcaatgcgttttacacgtatcatgaaattaacgcaaatatctagtcacgctgcttttagaatttttacctgatcgtcggcttttgcaggcaacagaatgcagatcggctcacgatagatgtcgtattcctctatgtggttcacttattggtaaaatgagtttgtattccttgtaacaacacacacattgccgtctggtaaccgggtctggtactgattttgggacagccatagacttcagcgccgtatcaaatctcataaaaccacacgactgacgactatgtgtttatgtttcccgcacgaaagcttgtgtctacatctattactatacttctttggaaacgttgacctttgaccattctttgtataacgccctgatatgaccttgatatgttcgcttgattgggtacgttatagcatccatttcattgaggtattaggacttggtcagtagataatactatacagggatacaatagtttaacatggtgtgtgagcatggtgaaagactcattattgattaggcgcggacatattaaaggcacaggtcctttgcgtgtatagcagaaaattataatagaatgtgtgaatagaacgtttggaattttgcaactaaaatactaactgcattctgcattatgtatttatttatttatttaggcctatgcctatttatttatttagtgacttatttatttattttatttatttggtatattagttagtaggcctagtttaatagtaatattccatgataggcctacgtcggtttattattgattgttgataacttgacaacttgattaattgatcgattgatagccatttcacattatattcctagtttataggccaatttgaatagcatcgtacatataaatagacctatcagtattgatttattctattcagcaatatcaaggattactatcaaacttctcatagctaattgtcagttggctcagtggtaacgcagtaggttttacaacacgtaggtcccgggttcgattcccacctctgcctattttttgcaaggctgagaaaaaaatgaaatttctggactgcaaacttatttggcgcgcgatctgagctggtccttttctggtggctgtgtctgttacaggcacactccctctgcatccaaaccaggttttaagccagctggaattctttatgtagtaattctttatgcaacatttctaAACATTAACgataacgaaaaaagatatttacaaataccgaggATCATCTTACATGTaagctttaattttcaatatcgtgcaggttttcaaatttgagcaaaacctaattaaatgtttttcaagaaatatgttatttaaaaagaacgaaaaggatttcatagaataaaatataaagcccattgacagtttaaccactagtgcgcattgtgttgaatgatctttctttcaaacttggaatgaagtaaatTAATACATGCGTTatataatcgctcatttcttcgcgatcagtcaaccgattctagtaaaattagcatataagatgcagaataagataagctacacgctgatttttagattttttgattttgatgtctatttctcgacttaaaaaaaattctgggacaccctgtatgaactCTGAAGAGTGCATAATTGTACTACCCTAGGTTAGGGACTATATAAGAACAATAATGTACTAACATCCCAAGAACACCTAATTCCCCAACTAATTCTTTCATGCATGCTGACCACCTTTCATATATGCTTAATTGGTACGTATGCCTATTGTTAGATTGTATTGTTTTCCTACATTGTCTTTACTACGTTTTATTTCTTGCATTGTTAATGCAGAGGAACCGAATGGACGTACTACCCTCCCAACTAATTTTTTCATTCATGATGACCACCTTTCCTATTCTTAAATTATAGTGTTTCCTACATTGTGTTTACTACGCTTTGTTTTTTCCTTTGTTAACGCAGGGGACACGAACGGACGTACTACTCTGCCAACAAGCACAGGTAAGAGGCAATGCAGTGGCATAGCCGGGATTTTTCTAGAGGGAGTGGGGAGGCGAGTTTCAAGGAGGGAGGGGGAgcaaattaagggctggggtggCAACGTtgacacagtatttattttgggacctgagagcacatcagacacatcaaattgcattcttaatatgaagaatgtccttctgatatcaaataattttgattttttgaaattggcgctataatacaaattttatggcaaattattaaaaatttgaaaattaaactCCTTTTGCAGACAGGTAACACACATGATTAGGAAAAATTTCCAAccgtttttgctaaaaatcaatactgccggcagtaaaaatgaatatttttttccgaggAGCTTAcaatttttatgccttttgggaaactttatttatatcttcaatacggaaggtcaacattttcatataatcGTCGCAATTTCGtctatatttcatacactttaagtacatagcattagatttatgaagactTACCTAGTTTTggttaaaatgtgcatttttgacatgacactcgGGGCCGAATACAGCGAGAATATGATTTGTAAATATAACAGCTGAATGCTGAGAAGTTGGCACCCCGTCACTTTCACACCCAACCATTTACACATCCTGTCACACCCATGTCacacccggcgctttcgcgtattAGTCATAACTCATTACGGCAGCAAACACCGCTGGGAGTGGAATGCACAGCACGGGGCCAAAAATATCTCACGTTTGTTTTGCTGGTGTGTACATTTGTCTTTAAGAAATTGGCTaattattgttttcttctttaggcctacaaaaatattggtaaaaggATGTTAAAAGAATTTTGTTGGAACTATAAATAGGTCTATGCCTACCTGATAACAATTGATTTAAatttgcccgagtaccgactgtgaactcaggtagtacagtggtacTGGGCGCCGTTTCATAAAACTTTAAATTTAAACTTAAGTTTAATATTTCTATCTTAAGTCCTAAAAATTTAACTTAACTTTAAGTGAGATTTCGGGCGTTTCATAAAACATCGTAAGATAGAAATTTAACTTAACTTCATCCGAATTAGACTTAAAGTTAAGATAGATCGCAAATCAATTTTAAACGGACAGCCAATCAGCGTCAGTCAGATTTCGCGGAAATTTTCCCACGGTATATAAACAACAGCGCCCATCGTTTTTGAAGACTTCGAGCAAATATGGCTGGCTATCGACTCTTGTTATTTGAAAATCGCCGCGCAAGGCGACGTGAAAGAGTGTTTAGGGATCGACTTAACCCTTTCGATGAGTATGACAACGTGGACATGTATAAGAGGTATCGTTTTACCAGGTTGGGATGCCAGCATATTATCGATCTTCTTCAAGATGAATTGCAGCCCGATACCCTTAGAAATCATTCAATACCACCAAGCTTACAGGTTTTCATAGCTCTTCGATTTTATGCGCGTGGTAAAGTCATCGACTCCTCGGGAGACAAGCATAACGTCAGCATTCCCACGACTTCTCGAGTAATTCGTAGAGTAACTTTGGCTCTCTGTAGACGTGTCAACGACTACGTGAAATTTCCAACGACTCCACAGGCAGTTGCCACGGCACAGCAGGATTTCATGAACATTGCAGGTTTTCCTCGCATTTTAGGAGCTGTTGACTGCACTCACGTTGAACTACATGGTTGTCCATGGGGTCCTGACGAGTACATCTTCGTAAATCGCAAGAACAGACACAGTATCAACGTTCAGTTAATCTGCAATGCCCACTACAAAATCACAAATGTAGTTGCACGCTGGCCTGGGAGTACTCACGATAGCCGCATCCTCAGGCGTAGCCGAATAGGAATGTCGTTTGAAAATGGAGACATTCAACAAGGCATTCTTCTAGGGGACTCGGGGTACACACTACGACCATGGATGATGAGCCGCATACTCAACCCAGCTAACGCTCCAGAGGAAGCATACAACAGGTACGTctgcatgttttcaaaagtgaacAACACTACGATTGCACTGACTGAATATTTGTTCATGCAATAATGCCTCACAAAAATGCTCATCATGAACTTATGCataaatcatgttttatttaaaagcttCTTCTAGACTAAGTTTGACCCTGGTTTGATGTCATGAATGTACCTCATGAATATCATTATGAAGCCTTACTAATTTTAATACTGAAGTATGGAGGGATCCCTAAACCCCGGGCCCTAGCCTGGCATATGCAGGGTCATATTCAATctagagaattaaaaaaaaaattgtcacgagTCATATctataagcttagcctaccctaaGCTAGGCTACAGCTACAGCTACATGCTAGCTGACTAGCATGGACTAGTAAGTAGAATTAGTACTATAGGCCTATCTGTTTACTTTTATTGTCTACTGGTCAGACCCAGCCTTGCATTCTTGTTGACCACATTCACTGTTCACAGGGCCAGTCTGTATCCATGATTGGGGGTGGGCacggggtctgattggggggacaCATTTCCAGCAAATTTCCTATGTTTATGGgttgttttaaatttcagatcgattggggtcatacccccccgtgcccctatgacgctacgccactggatactAGGATTGGGGGCATTATACGTACAACCTGGCTATCATGGCCTGCAATAGTATTTTTGCTGAATTTTAGCTAAATCAACAACagctgaataaaaaataaaaattcctttttttcATTCTTACAGTCAGttgaaggagtatttcgtgatcctagcgtcctctttttaatatgacattttaatagatattatatattatacccacaaaaaaaagcttattcccaaaatttcagttgattccgattttacgtttgcgagttagcctacgcatgattatgtgtattacaatgccccatagacaatgtgttgtaatttcgttctggtataccagaacgaaattaaaatttcacgatatttttgctaaacgaattaatcttttTAATATTGATGTAAACTATTTGTTTTAAGCACAAATCaaattaccgtcataaaaactccccttttttctaaaatgaatgaaacttgtttacaacttcacattttTTGTTGCGCGTATACTGCTCCCaatactgctagcgcgtgcgagtatttcgcactgcgtctacgcatacaacgcaatACATACGCATACCTctttacgcgttatcaacactcatgatgacgtggggtcatctacagcctgatagacaacacccaaaatcatgtgattgtccaatcagattatgtttctacaatagaccactcccactgaataagaatgtaaaatatacttttattttaaaataaatttataaagttacagagtttctgaaaataattattttgatgaaaaaaacaTTGGTGAACATGCACCAATGTATGTAACTGTCAGACGCCCCAATTAAAGAGCATGTTACAAGTGGTGAccccgggggggttcttcgaaaaaatttgtacgggggtgtgccacgcagactttcggatgctgactttctctgtacctactttttgctacccatcagtataccaattttcaagaaaaagcacccaaaaagcacccaaatttgccataattgggtgcTTTAAGTGCAATTTtcccaaaatgcgcccaattgggcgcattccGCATTGCAATGGTTTCCGCTgataacccacccatcgatataccaaaattgctgaaaaatttggctctgaatattgactgtacccaccaaattccatgcccatacgacagtttttactaatttaccaaacttacagtccttttttgctgaggacttaaaataaagaaattgtaaaaagtcggacaattgggcggaaaatgtgtaaaaagtgaaagtccaagtcacaagctttaatttaatgtaggttgcactctcgtagcagtagcacttaaaatgaagaaattgtaaaaagtcccctaccaggggagtcgtctctcttactctccatagattgctactgtcagtctctcttattcacagtgaggctatgcaatatgattaggggaaaactattccagagggagtatgtaaattaaatggaacagccatttcagagggagtatgtaaattaaatggaacagtccatttTGGGGCCATTCCAGaagatggcaatatacccgtccatgcttcgcatgcagGTATAACTAAATAGACACTCCAATCacacagaaagaagaagaattacaCTATCAAAACTTCCTCTTTGTTGCCAAAGTATACAGTCAGGAGGATAGGGGTATTAGAATAGCGATTATCAATCATCGGTAACATTTAACACAAACTTACTTCTCCATTGACCTTCTTGTCTTTCTTCTGCTTCTTGTGTTGCTTGTAGTTCTGGTCATTCTCCATGATTACCGATCTGTGTTAACTTAAAGCGAAATTATCTGTACGGAAGAAAAATGAAAAGACCACAAGTGTCCTATTATTTAGGATTGCATGATAAACTAGGCTGTGGAACATTTTGTAATCCCAGCTTAAATTCCCAGCGCTAGCTTTTTATTTATTCTTCTTCATACATTACAAAGCCATTCAGAAAAGCCTTCAGAAAACAAGCACAGCAAAGTGCATAAATTGTCAGGTTCATGatctaaggctggcattttcggtgggctcgcgggtacccgcctgagattacattacccgggcaggaatttcagaaataccctgcccgggtgcccgaaattaaaattaaaaaaatttgtaactttttttttcgtgtttttttttcaaattcaatgcattttgatatcattagagtatgacatgaaaacaaagtatataggtctaggtccagggacactaaaaaacaaaaaaataaataaaaacggtaacttaaatttttttttttttaaatttctggtacccgttacccgcccgaaaaatgcgccgggtacccggacATAGTGATGAAAATGTATGAAGAATTATGTGACCTTATAGAGTTAGGTCAAAACCGATGGAAGTATGcgaatgtaatggttgacagaaagaatgaagaagaagaagaaagaacctgtaagaaaaagaacaCAGCGTGCTGCGTGACTAACGTCACAGCTGTGTAATGAGATTGACAATCAAATTCGGTGTACTCATCGATAGCTTCACATCCAAGGCTAGAGTGGAATGAAGCAttacactgtgtaaagcaatggaagttcagaagtaaacacagctgattGCGACAGGTGACTGCATCAAAAAAAATTGCTAAAATTACTGTTCAAAATAAGCAACCTTTACTAgtaagatacagttgactcagcCGGCCGGGCCCGCGGCCGGgatgactcatcgaaataactttcatccaaatttcaacattaacataaGAAATATGATAGATAAGGGACCGTTCtttttcacaaacacttgtaacaagggggcctaatgcaaaaaggAAAATTAACATATTATTTCAGAGCCTCCTTTTGGACCTAAAATTAATTTCAGGGCATCCCTTATTGCCCATGATAAATGAACGTCAACCACATAGAAAATATTGTAAACTCATGTTCCGcatcgacatcgcctggtaaaATAATTACCAGTACATTGTACacagcagggaaactaaatcaatacccgggaatCGGATCGATAcataaataaactaaataaatttcGTAATTTACAtctagcgctttttccagaggattcaaagcgctgtaatttcgctgcgtggtgaatcatcacaatcagatcgcatcaactaggctagttgcagccgaacccggcacaaacctatccgcacttagattgtaacatccacccattttctgcagctccccaaattccattgggtgaaggaagtttttgataacgaaacaactaatcgccgattttgaaagcaggaggaaaccggagatcccggagaaaacctgctagagcgagcatggatcgggataaagcAAATGCACATGAGTCCTGGGCcgtgccggggcttgaacccgggatctcagtggtgcaaagcgagggaactaccgctgcgctaactcgccctcccacatGTCATGTCATAAATTCGGTAAGAATCCGGTGAGAATTCGGCGAGAATCCATTGTCTCGCAAAGATTCGATGATCGTCAACAAAATTgaatatttcagtttatcatgCAAAGTTATTATGTGGTGAGATAactgcaaaattccactgggagaatcgatccaaaaggattctcgcacttgATTGCAAATTACTGACCCTAACGATGGAaatatattagtcgaacacgtaccgtacagcgatgttcataacacagtaatgTGGGGGAGGGGAGGGTTAAACACTCAACACTTAATACACTCAactatcctaggttccaggatcatgCACGTGCAACTATACTCAAACTGTTGAGGCAAGCATGTATCAGGAAGGAAATCCTGAGTATAAACACGCTTTGGCGCTGGTATATTGTCTTCACTTTACTAAGATTAATATGGCTACAAATGCCAAGGCGTGTGTAAACCAGGGTTGAACATGTTTTAGAGTATAATGACATTTGACATTATGACGTTTGCTGGTTTTCTGGAAATTAAGCTTCTACTTGATATTACACTCTCTGTAGTCTGTACTAAATTGGCAACAAGACAATCGTAGCTGAATCGGAGTGTTAAtctatttttatataaatattacaaTATGATGAATATGGCTACAAATGCCAAGGCATGTGTTAAAtaattgctcgagaagtctagccaagaatttgctcactgatagcttcacattctaggctatagaccattcaaaatctagtcggattcgctgaagcatgacaccatgtaaatcAATGGAAGTTCAGTGTCAGCctatcacgacaggcgattgcatcaaaaatattgctaaaattacacttcagcaaaatctttcatccaaatttcaacatttaaaacagAATAAATTTATAACCTCTGTTGCACCGCCGTCAgaccgaaaaatgatagcaacgcactctagcatcgaatgcgtatctATCGTGTGTAAATTCAAACCTATAGTTCTTGAGCAAGGCGTGTGTAAACATGTTTTAGAGTATAATGACATTTGACATATGACGTTTGCTGGTTTTCTGGAAATTAAGCTTACTTTTTACTAGTTGTACTCTCTGACTGTTGTCTGTAGTCTGTGCTACCCTGTGCTACaactagtcctgccagcaagacttcagtctttatcataaacctAATGACATCAACGGTACGTAtgccgagttacagttactggaactatacTAGATAGAACAAGAGAATATTCAACAGTTTCAATCAACACTGTCGTACAACAAGGCTATATACTACACATGTCATGTACCGGTACTTGTAAGCTTACCCATTATACTACAATCATGTACTCATtgtacttgtcatgcttgtttgGTCGTGTACTGTAGTGTACAAAAGTTGTCAACAAGACATGCAATACTGTCGTAAAAATGAAGACTATTTTACTGTGAGAGATAAGCTGTTATACGTATATAATATGCTCACAACTACGATGAATTCATACTAAATTTACCAGTTCATCGTTTGGCTTCGATGAATCACGCCGTGTTGCTAATGTACACAATGGTATAGCATAGGAAACCCCATTGaagaattttcaccaaaaatcgaaccgaaaaatggcaaaataatcaCACAAAGTAAGATTCTTATTTATCAAATAGCGCCTCAATGCATACTAAGTGACTAATTCTTAAATATTCTTGAGATTTATGTTGAAAAGAAGGTACATTTTATGAAATATTCAGGAAATACTTACCACAAAAATTTTCTAAGCGGGGAAAACCGGCAGATTTTAGAAAGTTGAAAAACCCTCTGTCAAAATGACGTCACAGATGCATCAAAAATTAGTCTCGTTACTACAATTTAGCTAATTGATTGGTTGAAATTAACCTTGGCTTAAGTCTAATTTTATGAAACGCCCAGTTAAAATTAAACTTAGCGTAAGTTTAATTTTAACGGGACTTGATTTAAGTTTAAACTTAAGTGTAATTCTTTATGAAACGCCGccctggaccggtaatccagcgaccggggttcaatccccgctgagtcctgattttttc is a window of Amphiura filiformis chromosome 2, Afil_fr2py, whole genome shotgun sequence DNA encoding:
- the LOC140171520 gene encoding putative nuclease HARBI1 translates to MAGYRLLLFENRRARRRERVFRDRLNPFDEYDNVDMYKRYRFTRLGCQHIIDLLQDELQPDTLRNHSIPPSLQVFIALRFYARGKVIDSSGDKHNVSIPTTSRVIRRVTLALCRRVNDYVKFPTTPQAVATAQQDFMNIAGFPRILGAVDCTHVELHGCPWGPDEYIFVNRKNRHSINVQLICNAHYKITNVVARWPGSTHDSRILRRSRIGMSFENGDIQQGILLGDSGYTLRPWMMSRILNPANAPEEAYNRYVCMFSKVNNTTIALTEYLFMQ